Proteins co-encoded in one Bremerella sp. TYQ1 genomic window:
- a CDS encoding FlgD immunoglobulin-like domain containing protein, whose protein sequence is MRAYLYSLLVLSLLIGTASAEELRFAGVLGNSGEAGATLIKFAANPARGMGPVLDDQGMLWERAGQGQLVRYSLDGRLISSFTIPHSNSREDVLAKTGNLLILLVEGNVYSLPVDSPQGTEPSKIASGVNAMSCDDHAGQMVIARGDKLFWFHPITREETFVVEYSGRIDMINIDSSGTIYAKFYGGPMHAWKDGQAVAGFPKDIGGERPQLIGDYWYTHAGHSTIKRYNRDFAPTPGVVMGGASGSFIGFLPESTDLTAGRGMVQVQGNLFAITGESGIVQLLRWDEEQSKFHVDRRIGATIDLSGLAIDNDGNIWTNAGVWSWRDTPGSPRSIGEPAGQHHVQPTVTDEGTLCVLRGRHSRHYISSGPFVDKHGWSKYEGDSVKGVEEFGRLRGAALVTTANDKQYLVVTDAEGSGHEFAVNRQGRPSGMPRTITLEGVHGCSSLAHAQQKLYAGCAGEIIEFSREKDGSWKEVGRWDRCAGDASGSFGNAISIHSDGTCLILADTRRHRVLLIDPKTKTLLAQYGTTDHAGDSIESLNSPTHVAVSGSRAVVYDAGNHRIVRLSRSERNSAARMAELTQIASPKRTAFTDSEYVDVGTAGTPPVSIAMRRNNEYFNFSLRTEMNPIPSIELGLAGANSIILDSKSALISDAGFEFQVPASSLVESEADWDSFRWAAILSWEGNRNRRERLSQNDARAAFHSISKDPTNWQVFSLPEYERRVSEQKNEIWVEFQQPIDGKVSLVIEDAQGTRIRNLVSGKAMSKGTQRVLWDGLDENGKLVPPGQYRWRGISHPGIEPEYLMNFANGGEPTIKPWGPNHSTMRDVASNGEYVFFAAPVTEGGWALVALDADGKWVQGYEHQHGLGINHDAIAADDQYLYCAQDGFAWGGTRGIDFQSDQWQATWKLSLVRYDIKSGKMVNFPGRKDHLIVDEMPVGPGSKNAGFEGYNLTGITVHDGHIYIGSRQHDAVLVLDAQTGELLRKISVDGPRKLAAGEEVLVATDNGVIRLKDRKLLIPARGLDLAGIACAANQDILVSDLVTHQIHRFSNDGTFVARIGTPGGPYAGKYDASRIVNPQGISFGPDGKLWITEDRWSPKRIHAWDLDKNEVVYEKFGVPHYGATGATFDPKSHHIWIGLGCRWKLDFEKQEARPTHVLAIDDAHFEHYHPLNYQLIREQGRTYLIGFGKITTISEVRADGSIQDCAAISSTHHFSYGCNWQPPQSYIDAYYAKWPEHRKAEKAGQKGDGKPYARKGPGVLWVDQNNDGRPQQKEFEFTDDSVQFGGSSWGHRSVGLTMRIPILVDQQVKIATLAPSKVNADGVPQYTTLVEAIANATEISLTPGHQRHNASSHDDRFGRFVINSDPEMNAYDTDGKHLWSFANQWSGVHGSHKAPLPETGVMQGTLYFLGMAPFDNDADIFFLSGNHGRCFLLTSDGLYLDEMFRDVRVSYANDAYRLGGEIFGGCFGISEENGQYYVQVGHGSYRLYQLAGLDQAVRISGDLAITRPQVDAAEQKSRRSLAGGKNKKRATISAAKATPIIDGDLKEWTGEPLAKWDQNGKFPVTLWGSWDKENIYLAYQVEDVSPFVNQGRQWSSLFATGDTVDFQLATNATASPQRNAPVPGDKRIMIAPFEDQPAIVLYEHRKPGGTHPIEFTSPWRGEKVNHVERFDEAKVAVKRHRGSYSVEVILPLDKLGWQIEPGTIYRGDFGVTFGDPEGKETQLRSYWANPATMLVDDIPGEIMLHPAMWGEIQFVP, encoded by the coding sequence ATGCGCGCGTATCTTTACTCGTTGCTTGTTCTTTCGCTTTTGATTGGTACCGCCTCCGCGGAGGAACTCCGTTTTGCGGGAGTCCTTGGAAACTCAGGAGAGGCGGGTGCGACGCTTATCAAATTTGCCGCTAATCCTGCTCGTGGCATGGGGCCGGTCCTGGACGACCAGGGAATGCTCTGGGAGCGAGCAGGCCAAGGACAATTGGTCCGGTATTCGCTGGATGGACGACTTATCAGTTCGTTCACGATTCCCCATTCGAATTCCCGCGAGGATGTCCTGGCGAAAACGGGTAATCTCTTGATCCTGCTGGTTGAGGGTAACGTTTATTCGCTACCAGTCGATTCCCCGCAGGGGACTGAACCAAGCAAGATCGCTTCGGGCGTAAACGCGATGTCATGCGATGACCATGCGGGGCAGATGGTCATCGCGCGCGGCGACAAACTGTTCTGGTTTCATCCTATCACCCGCGAAGAGACGTTCGTCGTGGAGTATTCTGGCCGGATCGACATGATCAACATCGACTCCAGCGGAACCATCTACGCGAAGTTCTACGGCGGTCCGATGCATGCGTGGAAGGATGGACAAGCGGTCGCAGGCTTCCCTAAGGATATTGGCGGAGAACGTCCTCAACTGATTGGCGACTATTGGTATACCCACGCCGGTCATAGCACGATCAAACGATACAACCGAGACTTCGCCCCGACGCCTGGTGTGGTGATGGGGGGGGCGTCCGGTTCGTTTATTGGCTTCCTACCAGAAAGTACCGACTTGACCGCTGGCAGAGGCATGGTTCAGGTGCAAGGCAATCTCTTCGCGATCACAGGCGAAAGCGGCATAGTGCAATTGCTGCGTTGGGATGAGGAGCAGAGCAAGTTTCATGTTGACCGAAGAATCGGCGCGACGATCGATCTGTCTGGACTCGCAATTGACAACGATGGAAACATCTGGACGAATGCGGGTGTCTGGAGTTGGCGTGATACGCCTGGTTCTCCTCGTTCCATCGGCGAACCGGCCGGACAGCATCATGTGCAACCGACGGTGACTGATGAAGGGACGCTGTGCGTACTCCGCGGTCGCCACTCGCGACATTACATTTCGTCCGGTCCATTTGTCGATAAACATGGTTGGTCGAAGTACGAAGGGGACAGTGTGAAGGGAGTCGAAGAATTTGGCCGACTTCGCGGCGCCGCCCTGGTAACTACCGCGAACGACAAGCAATACCTCGTGGTAACCGATGCCGAAGGGTCAGGACACGAGTTCGCCGTCAACCGCCAAGGCCGTCCCTCCGGCATGCCTCGAACGATCACCTTAGAAGGCGTCCACGGATGCAGTAGCCTGGCGCATGCTCAGCAAAAGTTGTATGCAGGATGCGCGGGTGAGATCATCGAGTTCTCTCGAGAGAAAGATGGTTCGTGGAAAGAGGTCGGACGCTGGGATCGTTGTGCAGGAGACGCATCGGGTTCCTTCGGAAATGCAATTTCGATTCACAGCGATGGTACCTGTCTGATTCTCGCGGACACACGCCGTCATCGCGTACTGTTGATTGATCCGAAAACTAAGACATTGCTAGCGCAGTACGGTACCACGGACCACGCGGGAGATTCGATTGAAAGTCTGAATTCTCCAACTCACGTTGCGGTGTCGGGAAGTCGAGCTGTTGTCTACGACGCTGGCAACCATCGGATTGTTAGGTTGTCGCGAAGTGAAAGAAACAGTGCCGCGCGGATGGCCGAACTCACGCAGATAGCTAGCCCCAAGAGAACTGCGTTTACCGATAGTGAGTATGTCGACGTAGGCACCGCCGGGACTCCTCCGGTTTCGATCGCGATGAGACGCAACAACGAATATTTCAACTTTTCGCTTCGAACCGAAATGAATCCTATCCCAAGCATTGAACTCGGTCTGGCAGGGGCGAATTCGATTATCTTAGATTCGAAGAGTGCGTTGATCTCGGATGCTGGCTTTGAATTTCAAGTGCCTGCGTCGAGCCTGGTCGAGAGCGAGGCGGACTGGGATTCGTTCCGCTGGGCCGCCATCCTCAGTTGGGAAGGAAATCGCAATCGGCGTGAACGACTTTCTCAGAACGACGCCAGAGCCGCATTTCATTCGATCTCGAAAGACCCTACGAACTGGCAGGTGTTCTCCCTGCCGGAATACGAGCGGCGTGTCTCGGAGCAGAAGAATGAAATTTGGGTCGAGTTCCAGCAACCGATTGATGGCAAAGTAAGCCTGGTGATCGAAGATGCTCAGGGAACGCGAATTCGCAACCTCGTTTCTGGTAAAGCCATGTCGAAGGGAACGCAGCGTGTGCTGTGGGATGGACTGGACGAGAATGGAAAATTGGTCCCACCTGGTCAGTATCGATGGCGCGGAATCAGTCACCCGGGAATCGAACCAGAGTACTTGATGAACTTCGCCAACGGAGGTGAGCCTACGATCAAGCCGTGGGGCCCCAATCATTCCACCATGCGTGATGTGGCCAGTAACGGAGAGTATGTCTTTTTCGCTGCACCGGTCACTGAAGGAGGCTGGGCGTTGGTCGCGTTGGACGCGGACGGAAAGTGGGTTCAAGGCTACGAACATCAACACGGCCTCGGCATCAATCATGATGCTATCGCCGCCGACGATCAGTACTTGTACTGCGCCCAGGACGGGTTTGCTTGGGGTGGCACTCGCGGTATCGATTTCCAGAGCGACCAGTGGCAGGCTACCTGGAAGTTGTCGCTAGTTCGATACGACATCAAGTCAGGCAAGATGGTGAACTTTCCTGGCAGAAAGGATCATCTGATCGTCGACGAGATGCCGGTGGGACCAGGCTCGAAAAACGCAGGATTCGAGGGCTACAATCTCACAGGGATCACAGTCCATGACGGTCATATTTACATCGGTTCGCGACAGCATGACGCCGTATTAGTGCTCGATGCCCAGACCGGTGAACTGCTGCGGAAAATCTCGGTAGATGGCCCCCGTAAACTTGCTGCGGGGGAAGAGGTTCTTGTGGCGACCGACAACGGCGTGATTCGGCTGAAGGATCGTAAATTATTGATTCCAGCGCGCGGACTAGATTTGGCAGGCATTGCGTGTGCCGCAAATCAAGACATCCTGGTAAGCGATCTAGTCACACATCAAATTCATCGTTTCTCGAATGACGGAACGTTTGTCGCAAGGATCGGCACCCCAGGAGGACCCTATGCCGGTAAGTACGATGCGTCTCGAATCGTGAACCCGCAGGGTATCAGCTTCGGCCCCGATGGAAAGCTCTGGATTACCGAAGACCGCTGGAGTCCGAAACGAATTCACGCGTGGGATCTCGATAAGAACGAAGTTGTCTATGAGAAGTTCGGCGTTCCGCACTACGGAGCAACGGGTGCGACATTCGATCCCAAGAGCCATCACATCTGGATTGGTCTCGGCTGCCGCTGGAAACTGGATTTCGAGAAGCAGGAAGCCAGGCCGACCCATGTTCTTGCCATCGACGATGCTCACTTCGAACATTATCATCCCCTCAACTATCAACTTATCCGCGAGCAGGGGCGAACTTACCTAATCGGATTCGGTAAAATCACCACTATTTCCGAGGTACGTGCCGATGGGTCGATTCAAGACTGTGCGGCAATATCCAGCACACACCACTTCAGCTATGGGTGCAACTGGCAACCTCCTCAGTCGTACATCGATGCCTATTACGCCAAGTGGCCTGAGCACCGCAAAGCTGAAAAAGCTGGCCAGAAAGGGGACGGTAAGCCATACGCCAGGAAGGGCCCCGGTGTCCTGTGGGTCGATCAGAACAACGATGGCCGCCCGCAACAGAAAGAGTTTGAGTTCACCGACGACTCGGTCCAGTTCGGGGGCTCTTCGTGGGGACATCGTAGCGTCGGTTTGACGATGCGAATTCCAATTCTCGTCGATCAGCAGGTCAAGATTGCAACGCTCGCCCCAAGCAAGGTGAATGCCGACGGCGTTCCACAATACACCACACTCGTCGAAGCCATAGCGAACGCCACGGAGATTTCATTGACCCCGGGTCATCAGCGTCATAATGCTTCGTCCCATGACGATCGCTTCGGCCGGTTCGTGATCAACTCCGACCCCGAAATGAATGCTTACGATACCGACGGGAAGCATCTCTGGAGTTTCGCAAACCAATGGAGTGGCGTGCATGGTTCTCACAAAGCCCCCCTACCTGAAACGGGAGTCATGCAAGGGACGCTCTATTTCCTGGGAATGGCTCCCTTCGACAACGATGCCGATATTTTCTTCCTCAGTGGAAATCATGGTCGCTGCTTCCTGCTGACCAGTGACGGGCTGTATCTGGACGAGATGTTCCGCGATGTCCGCGTCAGCTACGCGAACGACGCCTATCGCCTAGGAGGGGAAATCTTCGGCGGTTGTTTCGGCATCTCGGAAGAGAACGGTCAATACTACGTTCAAGTCGGACACGGCAGCTATCGTCTCTATCAATTGGCTGGGCTGGATCAAGCCGTACGTATTTCAGGAGACTTGGCGATAACCAGGCCTCAGGTTGACGCCGCCGAACAAAAGTCGCGGCGGAGCCTTGCCGGAGGGAAAAATAAAAAACGGGCGACCATCTCCGCCGCAAAGGCCACGCCAATCATTGACGGAGATCTCAAGGAATGGACCGGAGAGCCGCTGGCCAAGTGGGACCAGAATGGAAAGTTCCCGGTAACCTTATGGGGCAGTTGGGACAAGGAAAACATCTATCTCGCTTATCAAGTAGAAGATGTCTCGCCGTTTGTCAATCAAGGTCGGCAATGGAGCTCCCTGTTTGCGACCGGAGATACAGTCGACTTTCAACTCGCTACCAATGCCACGGCCAGCCCGCAGCGTAATGCCCCTGTGCCTGGAGACAAACGGATAATGATTGCGCCGTTTGAGGATCAACCGGCGATCGTCCTTTATGAACATCGGAAGCCGGGCGGAACCCACCCCATCGAGTTCACCAGTCCCTGGCGCGGCGAAAAGGTCAACCATGTCGAGCGATTCGACGAAGCCAAGGTGGCGGTCAAACGGCACCGCGGCAGCTACTCTGTCGAGGTGATCTTACCACTCGATAAGCTTGGCTGGCAGATTGAGCCCGGCACCATCTATCGAGGCGATTTCGGAGTGACATTCGGAGACCCCGAAGGAAAGGAAACACAACTCCGTTCCTATTGGGCCAACCCAGCGACGATGTTGGTCGATGACATCCCGGGCGAAATCATGCTTCACCCGGCGATGTGGGGTGAAATTCAGTTCGTTCCGTAA
- a CDS encoding DUF4198 domain-containing protein: protein MKSSVTLVLLAAIAILGCSSGTSSDLGQVNGQVMLDGKPLPNAQVQFQPTQGRPSYGLTDSDGKFTLQYTGSATGALIGNHTVSFTTAISQDDGKVAPELVPSKYNVKSDIQKEVQAGENQFEFELATR from the coding sequence ATGAAATCTTCTGTTACGCTTGTCCTGCTGGCAGCCATCGCGATCCTTGGCTGCAGTTCGGGGACCTCAAGTGACCTGGGGCAGGTCAATGGACAGGTTATGCTCGATGGAAAGCCGCTGCCTAATGCTCAAGTTCAATTTCAGCCCACGCAGGGACGCCCTTCCTACGGCCTAACGGACTCTGACGGGAAATTCACGCTGCAGTACACAGGTTCGGCAACCGGAGCGCTCATTGGCAACCATACGGTTAGTTTCACGACGGCCATCTCTCAAGATGATGGAAAGGTGGCGCCGGAACTGGTCCCCTCGAAATACAATGTTAAATCGGACATTCAGAAAGAAGTCCAAGCCGGTGAAAATCAATTCGAATTTGAATTGGCGACTCGTTAG
- a CDS encoding DUF1559 domain-containing protein, translating to MPHSRIHRGFTLVELLVVIAIIGVLVALLLPAVQQAREAARRIQCSNQLKQIGLALHNYHDTHQVFPPLYIFTNPYDTTNSEGGGTGQLTMDSARNTGWGWSAFLLPFVEQTALHDLGGVGRGTFPAQSAPACQTVVQSFICPSSSADKQVNGTNPGRCFFAEKIGNNDIIATSSYVASHDNTSGKKKDQIGQEIGGFGINSKTNFAKIVDGTSNTIAVGERSYAKSATYAANRTVPTWIGTCSANTNNQDFMFDIGGSCYYPINYSGSGDNERGKTFGSQHPGGAQFVLFDGAVKFIPETIDLNTNSAVNSTLEYLIGIEDGQPVPGF from the coding sequence ATGCCTCACTCTCGTATTCATCGTGGTTTTACGCTCGTCGAGCTGCTTGTCGTGATCGCCATTATTGGTGTTCTCGTCGCACTGCTACTGCCTGCCGTTCAGCAAGCACGCGAAGCGGCCCGTCGCATTCAATGTTCCAATCAGCTCAAGCAAATCGGATTGGCTCTCCACAATTATCACGATACCCACCAGGTATTTCCTCCGCTCTATATCTTCACCAATCCCTACGATACGACGAACTCTGAGGGGGGCGGTACAGGTCAATTAACTATGGATTCTGCGCGGAATACGGGCTGGGGGTGGAGCGCCTTCCTGCTACCGTTCGTTGAGCAGACCGCCTTACACGACTTGGGCGGGGTGGGCCGAGGAACATTTCCCGCACAATCTGCTCCGGCATGTCAAACTGTGGTGCAAAGCTTCATCTGCCCTAGTAGTTCCGCTGACAAGCAGGTCAATGGTACGAACCCTGGCCGATGCTTCTTCGCGGAAAAGATTGGCAACAACGACATCATTGCAACCAGCAGTTACGTCGCTTCGCATGACAACACATCGGGTAAAAAGAAGGACCAGATCGGTCAGGAAATCGGCGGGTTTGGCATCAACAGCAAAACGAATTTCGCCAAGATCGTCGATGGTACGAGCAACACCATTGCCGTAGGTGAACGTTCCTATGCCAAGAGCGCAACCTATGCCGCGAACCGGACTGTTCCTACGTGGATTGGGACATGCAGTGCCAATACGAATAACCAGGACTTCATGTTCGATATTGGCGGCTCGTGCTACTACCCGATCAACTATAGCGGTAGCGGCGACAATGAACGTGGCAAGACGTTTGGGAGTCAACATCCGGGCGGAGCACAGTTCGTTCTGTTTGACGGAGCGGTCAAGTTCATTCCGGAAACGATCGACTTGAATACAAACTCAGCCGTCAATAGCACGCTGGAATACCTGATCGGTATCGAAGACGGTCAGCCTGTTCCGGGCTTCTAA
- a CDS encoding sigma-70 family RNA polymerase sigma factor — translation MDSTKHQKFAELFVRNEAAVYRYIVSLIPNRADADELFQQTNLTLWTIWNRYDSSCEFLPWAFGIARNEIRNFARKRNRKHCELTEDVIAELTERRLRDHELLTEQQDMLNTCLDKLSAKQRDLISLCYGSEASMKAIADQRGQSADSIYKSLQRIRDLLHNCVQRKMMLASRV, via the coding sequence GTGGATTCGACGAAACACCAGAAATTCGCAGAGCTTTTCGTCCGCAATGAAGCGGCCGTTTATCGCTATATCGTGAGTCTGATCCCGAATCGCGCGGATGCAGATGAGTTGTTTCAACAAACCAATTTGACGCTTTGGACAATCTGGAACCGGTACGATTCGAGCTGTGAGTTTCTCCCGTGGGCGTTCGGCATCGCTCGGAATGAAATCCGTAATTTCGCGCGAAAGCGAAATCGCAAACACTGCGAGTTGACGGAAGATGTCATTGCTGAACTGACAGAACGGCGTCTTCGCGATCACGAGTTGCTGACGGAACAGCAAGACATGTTAAACACTTGCCTCGACAAGCTTTCGGCAAAACAGCGAGACCTGATTTCGTTATGTTACGGCAGCGAGGCCTCCATGAAAGCGATCGCGGACCAACGCGGCCAATCGGCCGATTCGATTTATAAGTCCTTGCAGCGAATTCGCGATCTGTTGCACAATTGTGTTCAGCGAAAGATGATGTTGGCGAGCCGCGTATGA
- a CDS encoding FecR domain-containing protein, giving the protein MNDQPTSHSPELITLAAAYCEGTLDDSDKLRLEELLRGNTDNQRVFLGYLDLHARLCWEARSSDVAPDSQPDVSTRKQLGSLRSAPWMSVAIALSLLAVVTWGVFQFTPNTTPITPSNDLVIATVVRAVGRWGDELKTVSPGYKLRSGVFELPQGIVELEWPSGVRMILESPARLDLVDREKVFLHTGRLVTKVPPSGVGFVIETERVRLVDLGTEFGVSVGLSGSTDVQVYEGAVDAQTHTFNGNRPRGSRLHAGDAFSFDGTPKKLAFAPDRFIRRFPSPRPKAKTELPYNQSTIETIHAVHLDQAPVIDGSLREWENASAFSAACIEPYSDTYHVHGTIGYDEEHLYIAMHVADPAPMVSMANPKTESEFFWTGGSVVLRLGANDDLGWPLNAAKKGSLPPGRQRDAAKDSSHQVVHLGMWYSKEQQASQLMLQYGIDCKVHKQTAEGWQGAFRRDPDGLGYTFEYAIDYELLNAKPPEPGDVWPSTLAIHWSDKLGRTCMGQLIENTNPDQVPFKTFDALTWGKLVFEP; this is encoded by the coding sequence ATGAACGACCAGCCCACTTCCCATTCCCCAGAGCTGATTACCCTGGCAGCGGCGTACTGCGAAGGGACGCTTGACGACTCGGACAAGCTTCGGCTCGAAGAACTACTCCGTGGGAATACTGATAATCAACGCGTCTTTCTGGGCTACCTTGATCTCCACGCGCGCCTCTGCTGGGAAGCACGCAGCAGCGATGTCGCACCCGATTCGCAACCGGACGTGAGCACCCGTAAGCAGCTAGGTTCACTTCGAAGTGCTCCGTGGATGTCGGTGGCCATCGCGCTAAGTCTGTTAGCAGTCGTAACCTGGGGAGTGTTTCAATTCACTCCCAACACAACGCCAATCACCCCGTCGAACGACTTGGTGATTGCAACTGTGGTGCGCGCCGTGGGCCGCTGGGGCGATGAGTTAAAAACGGTCTCTCCCGGATACAAACTACGCAGTGGTGTCTTTGAACTTCCACAGGGAATCGTGGAATTGGAATGGCCATCTGGGGTTCGTATGATCCTGGAATCCCCTGCCCGACTTGACCTGGTCGACCGTGAAAAAGTATTTCTGCACACTGGTCGCCTGGTCACTAAGGTTCCACCATCAGGCGTCGGCTTCGTGATCGAGACGGAGCGGGTTCGCCTTGTGGATCTCGGCACGGAGTTTGGTGTTTCGGTAGGACTTAGTGGTTCAACCGATGTCCAAGTGTACGAAGGTGCCGTTGACGCACAAACTCACACGTTCAACGGCAACCGGCCTCGCGGTAGTCGGCTGCATGCGGGTGATGCATTCTCGTTCGATGGAACACCAAAGAAGTTAGCGTTCGCGCCCGATCGTTTCATCCGCCGATTTCCCTCGCCGCGCCCCAAAGCCAAAACAGAACTTCCGTACAACCAAAGCACCATCGAGACCATTCATGCGGTCCATCTAGATCAAGCACCGGTGATCGATGGTAGCCTGCGAGAGTGGGAAAACGCCAGTGCGTTTTCCGCCGCTTGCATCGAGCCCTATTCAGACACGTATCATGTACATGGCACGATAGGTTACGACGAAGAGCACCTATATATCGCCATGCATGTTGCCGACCCTGCGCCAATGGTCAGCATGGCAAATCCAAAGACGGAATCAGAATTCTTCTGGACAGGTGGCAGTGTGGTCCTCCGCTTGGGTGCCAACGACGATCTAGGATGGCCGTTGAATGCCGCCAAGAAGGGCTCGTTGCCCCCAGGTCGTCAGCGGGATGCTGCCAAGGACTCCAGCCACCAGGTCGTTCACTTAGGTATGTGGTACTCCAAGGAGCAACAGGCATCGCAATTGATGCTTCAATATGGGATCGATTGTAAAGTTCACAAGCAGACCGCCGAGGGATGGCAAGGGGCGTTCCGCCGCGATCCGGATGGGCTGGGCTACACGTTCGAGTATGCGATCGACTACGAACTATTGAATGCCAAGCCACCCGAGCCAGGCGATGTTTGGCCCTCCACGCTCGCGATTCATTGGAGCGACAAATTGGGCCG